One segment of Pyricularia oryzae 70-15 chromosome 3, whole genome shotgun sequence DNA contains the following:
- a CDS encoding N-acetyltransferase 5, whose protein sequence is MANFRQFVPSDLSKLSKCNLDPFTETYDLSFYLQYHAKWPSLFQVAEDQHGNIIGYIMGKLESSPDIYKYSEHYLPWHAHITAVTVAPEARRLGIGKLLSQQLEAAADAGDAWFVDLFVRKSNHKAIRFYKSMGYSVFRVVKDYYGDHSSDPTLDSEDAYDMRKPCARDVKRKHIRDDGENHEVNPEDVW, encoded by the exons ATGGCAAACTTTCGGCAATTCGTTCCCAGCGACCTCAGCAAGCTGTCCAAGTGCAACCTTGACCCCTTCACCGAGACCTACGACCTTTCCTTCTACCTACAGTACCACGCCAAGTGGCCGTCTCTCTTCCAGGTTGCCGAAGACCAGCATGGCAACATCATCGGCTACA TCATGGGAAAGCTTGAGTCCTCGCCGGACATCTACAAATACTCTGAACACTATCTACCATGGCACGCGCACATCACGGCCGTGACCGTCGCCCCCGAGGCGCGCAGGCTGGGGATCGGCAAGCTGCTGTCGCAGCAGCTCGAGGCGGCTGCCGACGCGGGCGATGCCTGGTTCGTCGATCTGTTTGTTCGCAAATCCAACCACAAGGCTATCCGGTTCTACAAGAGCATGGGTTACAGCGTCTTCAGGGTTGTCAAGGACTACTACGGTGACCACTCGAGCGACCCGACGCTCGACTCCGAGGATGCCTACGACATGCGGAAACCGTGCGCGCGTGACGTCAAGCGCAAACATATACGCGATGATGGCGAGAACCACGAGGTAAACCCCGAGGATGTTTGGTAG
- a CDS encoding 3-oxoacyl-[acyl-carrier-protein] reductase, giving the protein MGSIENPEIMASTMLHILPLAGKVYGITGGASGIGLATAQILSRRGATVCIADVDPKAMASAEVYFSGQSGAKYSITKVDISKRSEVNAWVDGIISQFGRLDGAANVAGVIGKIHGAVPVSEMDDDEWDKIVAVNLTGTMYCMRAQLRNIVDGGSIVNVASIHGLKGFANHAAYDASKHGVIGLTKAAAQENGAREIRVNAVAPGAIYTPLMQKNWDITGRPKDAPFDDPSAFRRQGTAMETGNVIAFLLGPDSTFVSGSVYSVDGAWI; this is encoded by the exons aTGGGCTCCATAGAAAACCCGGAAATTATGGCTTCTACCATGCTTCATATACTCCCACTGGCTGGCAAGGTATATGGAATCACGGGTGGCGCAAGTGGCATCGGCCTAGCCACGGCACAGATCCTTTCCAGGCGGGGTGCAACGGTGTGTATTGCCGACGTTGACCCAAAGGCAATGGCGAGCGCAGAAGTCTACTTCTCGGGACAAAGCGGTGCAAAGTACAGCATCACCAAGGTGGACATATCGAAGCGGTCCGAAGTTAATGCTTGGGTGGACGGGATAATAAGCCAGTTCGGCAGGCTGGACGGCGCGGCCAACGTTGCCGGTGTCATCGGCAAGATTCACGGCGCCGTTCCGGTGTCTGAGATGGACGATGACGAGTGGGATAAGATCGTTGCCGTCAACCTCACCGGTACCATGTACTGCATGAGGGCGCAGCTGAGGAATATCGTGGATGGGGGCTCCATCGTAAACGTGGCTTCGATACATGGTCTCAAGG GTTTTGCCAACCATGCTGCATATGATGCGAGCAAGCATGGTGTGATTGGCTTGACCAAGGCCGCAGCACAAGAGAACGGCGCCAGAGAAATCAGGGTCAATGCCGTTGCTCCGGGTGCCATCTACACCCCTTTGATGCAGAAGAACTGGGACATTACAGGCCGGCCCAAAGATGCGCCTTTCGACGACCCCAGCGCCTTCAGAAGACAGGGCACCGCAATGGAGACAGGAAATGTCATTGCGTTCTTGCTTGGTCCTGATAGCACTTTCGTCAGCGGAAGTGTTTATTCTGTGGACGGTGCTTGGATATGA
- a CDS encoding glutaminase GtaA codes for MRFDILCSLGLVALSRASTLNPPVVPLIVRNPYLSTWLSSARVEPWEAWPIFWTGENIGFGVMASVPDSQTVFPLLGRPHDSLNSDQDYTIAYPEYLGTTFDASTTNLTFTVPNSAANSSATVVLSFLSPITPTSTLRQSLPAAYLSVHVEGTFGISIYLDINGQWVSGNRSNKIRWDLHDELLTPEGDSSQPRKTWRISRDHQELYTEFNDRGEWGTIHFSAPAGVNHQAGTSAALRQQFARHGHLKNATDHQFRGIMDSEPVFAFSKTFNLGANKGAVKKTEDSLLFSFALIQDPILQYAAARGLTHMRPYWASFFETADEMVAYHYGDFKTASSLALAYSQQLSRDAFASGSKEYEEIAALSARQVFGATEFSGTPDSPLLFLKEISSNGNCQTVDVIFPAFPFFLYTNPRWLAYLLEPLLEHQLSGQYPNDYSMHDLGYHFPNMTGHGDGRDEFMPLEECGNMLVMGLALINAYRYDAAPASNGLSVMEGTQKLNISEVQQRFVDTQGIDKTWSEMGTSGLKEAESWAERSYKLWQQWSVWLVKEALMPANQLSTDDFAGWLPYQTNLALKGIIGLRAMSDIAEMLDHKVDAKYYRDVAEEYIAKWQKLAISRDGTHAKLAYDWYGSWTTLYNLYADSLLCFHVRPSSNKTALNTMLENHSGQQRPLSNDDDVAASKEWQPFIPDEIYKIQSDWYSAVMQKYGLPLDSRARYTKSDWEFFAAAVASNKTRKVLLDSVALWVDQTSTNRPFTDLYETEGTGGFGCGLEFKARPVVGGHFAFLALERACGGRAMEGLRFLDLRFEEAVDVEKSLADDRDDGGWDEL; via the exons ATGCGATTCGACATTTTGTGTTCCCTGGGCCTCGTGGCCCTGTCTAGGGCGTCAACACTCAACCCTCCAGTTGTGCCCTTGATTG TTCGAAACCCGTACCTCAGCACGTGGCTCAGCTCCGCAAGAGTCGAGCCTTGGGAGGCATGGCCGATATTCTGGACGGGCGAAAACATCGGCTTTGGGGTTATGGCCTCCGTGCCAGACTCCCAAACCGTCTTCCCGCTTCTGGGTCGCCCACATGACTCTCTTAACTCCGACCAGGATTACACCATAGCATACCCCGAGTATTTGGGTACGACATTTGACGCGTCTACCACCAACTTGACCTTCACCGTCCCGAACAGCGCCGCCAACTCTTCGGCTACCGTCGTTCTTTCCTTCCTTTCGCCAATCACTCCCACGTCGACACTGAGACAGTCACTGCCGGCTGCCTATCTGTCTGTGCACGTTGAGGGTACTTTCGGTATCAGCATCTACCTTGACATCAATGGGCAGTGGGTGAGCGGCAACAGATCCAACAAAATCCGTTGGGACCTGCACGATGAGCTACTCACCCCCGAGGGCGACTCCAGTCAGCCTCGTAAGACATGGAGAATCTCGAGAGACCACCAGGAACTTTATACCGAGTTCAACGACAGAGGTGAATGGGGAACCATACACTTTTCTGCCCCTGCGGGTGTCAATCATCAGGCAGGGACCTCtgctgctttgcggcaacAGTTTGCCCGTCATGGCCACCTGAAAAATGCCACCGACCATCAGTTCCGAGGCATAATGGACTCGGAGCCTGTTTTTGCTTTCTCGAAAACCTTCAACCTGGGTGCGAATAAAGGCGCAGTCAAGAAAACTGAAGATAGCCTACTGTTCTCCTTCGCTCTCATCCAGGATCCAATTCTTCAATACGCCGCGGCCAGGGGACTAACCCATATGCGGCCATACTGGGCCAGCTTCTTTGAAACTGCGGATGAAATGGTGGCTTATCACTATGGGGATTTCAAGACAGCTAGCTCGCTCGCCCTGGCCTACTCCCAGCAGCTCTCGCGAGACGCCTTTGCTTCAGGCTCCAAAGAGTACGAGGAGATTGCTGCCCTGTCGGCCAGACAAGTATTTGGCGCCACCGAGTTCTCTGGAACCCCTGACAGTCCGCTGTTGTTCTTGAAGGAGATCTCCTCAAACGGAAACTGCCAGACTGTTGATGTTATCTTCCCGGCATTTCCATTCTTCCTCTATACCAATCCGCGCTGGCTGGCCTACCTTCTAGAACCACTCTTGGAGCACCAGCTCTCTGGCCAGTATCCCAACGACTACAGTATGCACGATCTCGGATATCATTTTCCCAACATGACGGGTCATGGCGACGGCCGAGACGAGTTCATGCCGTTGGAGGAGTGCGGAAACATGCTCGTAATGGGTTTGGCGTTAATCAACGCATACCGTTACGACGCAGCCCCGGCTTCAAATGGCTTGTCTGTCATGGAAGGAACTCAGAAGCTCAATATTTCCGAAGTTCAACAACGTTTCGTGGACACTCAAGGCATCGACAAAACATGGAGTGAAATGGGCACAAGTGGACTGAAGGAAGCCGAAAGCTGGGCAGAGCGATCGTACAAGCTATGGCAACAGTGGTCCGTTTGGCTCGTAAAGGAAGCCCTTATGCCGGCCAATCAACTCTCAACAGATGACTTTGCAGGCTGGCTGCCATACCAGACAAATCTAGCACTCAAGGGTATCATTGGCCTTCGAGCCATGTCAGACATTGCGGAGATGCTGGATCACAAAGTTGATGCAAAATACTATCGCGATGTTGCAGAAGAATATATCGCGAAGTGGCAAAAACTGGCAATTTCGCGCGATGGTACGCACGCCAAACTTGCTTACGACTGGTACGGGTCGTGGACGACGCTCTACAACCTCTACGCCGATTCCCTGCTTTGCTTCCACGTGCGGCCGTCCAGCAACAAGACAGCCTTGAACACAATGTTGGAAAACCACAGTGGACAGCAAAGGCCATTGTCCAATGATGACGACGTGGCCGCCAGCAAGGAGTGGCAGCCCTTCATCCCCGACGAAATCTACAAGATACAGAGCGATTGGTACTCTGCGGTCATGCAGAAGTACGGTCTCCCGCTCGACAGCCGGGCGCGCTACACCAAGAGCGACTGGGAGTTCTTCGCGGCGGCTGTGGCCAGCAACAAGACTCGCAAGGTGCTGCTCGACAGCGTGGCACTCTGGGTGGACCAGACGAGCACCAACCGGCCTTTTACGGACCTTTACGAGACGGAGGGCACGGGTGGTTTCGGGTGCGGGTTGGAATTCAAGGCGCGGCCGGTGGTCGGTGGACACTTTGCCTTTTTGGCGCTAGAGAGAGCATGTGGGGGACGAGCGATGGAGGGATTAAGGTTCTTGGACCTTCGGTTTGAAGAAGCCGTCGATGTGGAGAAATCTTTGGCTGATGATAGGGACGATGGTGGATGGGATGAAttgtaa